The following DNA comes from Lathamus discolor isolate bLatDis1 chromosome 5, bLatDis1.hap1, whole genome shotgun sequence.
CAAGTTGACACTACACTATTAAATATAGACAATAcagaagcattaaaaacaaataaaaacttactttaaaaaacacataTTGCTTCAAGCTTAGATGGTATTTGTTTTCCTATTGTTTTTAAAGTGAATTCAGTGCTAACAAGAGCTGAGGCAGCTTCCCACTCACTTGGACCCCTAATTTATAGGGGGTACTGTCAAGGTGTTGAGTCAGGCTCCATATATGGCTTTGCTGCTGAGTGCACTAACTGAGCTGTAAAACAAACTGGCAGGTTTACCACACGTAAGGCCCTCAGATTGCTAGCATTTGGTCCTTAtcacagtaagaaaaacaaagagaggCCTTTATCATTCAGTGGCACTGCATtataccataaaaaaaaaaaagccaaagccaGATACACTTCTATACATGttaaaaaatgattaaaatgtGCATTGGCCACCTGGATAAAATTCTTACCAGAAAttcatgtttcagttttgttaaGTTTGGCTGTAAGTTACCTATCACCCGGACTATCTCAGTTTCCAGGGGAAAAAGTCAGTAGTCTATAGTTGCAAAGATGTGACAGCAGTGACTGAACAGGCATGCTACTGTAGCTCACAGGGACATTCTCAGGCAGTTTTCATTGCGACATTTCACATTGTAAACACTAGTTGTCACAACACTACAGTTAAATTTCAGCATTACACATTGTACAAGTCTTGTTTCACTTAGCTAAgtactttcagaaataaaaaggaataagcagttattttaatgaagaCTTGGGACAACTGAGTATTTACTGTGTTCTTACAAACAGTTTTACAACAGGAGTGAGACGTGCTCATTACCTGGCTGAATTCAAGAGTCCATGCAAGACAAAGTTCAGAACTTCCTTACTTGATTGGGTGACATACACTAGGTTTTCCATTTTTAGTGAGTCCAACTTGATACAAAATAGCCATCTCCTATAAGAATCTATGCAATATAGCTAAAGCTTTTACACTTGAAGAGTTCTGCTTTCCAAGTCAATTGGCTTCTCATTTATTAATGTCAGAACATTAAAACAACAGTTTTTCAGACTTCAGCCTGGCACATGCCAAGTATTTTGCATGTACAACTCTGCAGTATCAGAGCTACACTATTTCACATTGTCTAAGCAAACCTACTAGCCTTTTAAAGCCAAATAACACCCAAATACAGGAAGACTACCTGACTTGTAGAATGATTTATCCCTCACTTCTGGCATTATATTCTGTAAACCAAGACAGTACCAACATAGCACCTAGGATCAGTTTTAGCTACAAACCATTTGAAAAAGCATGACTGAGACTCACTTGACCTGATTAGTGTCACTACTGTCTTCTAGCAGATGGTTCTGATGGGCACAGTTCTTGACTCAACAAGGATAAGAACTAGATCCTCAGTACACAGCAGCCTTGGTGCTGGTGAAGATTCTTACACCCTGTAGAACACCGTGAACAAGCCTGTTTTTACATGGTTTAAGTTTGGTACCTGGTGTCCAAGGCAGAAGACATTTATACCTTCTATAATTACTGGAAAGACCAGCATCTGATGGGAGGTCCATCTTATCCAAAAATGGGTCCTTGAGGCAGGCACAGTCATCTCAGTTCCTCCATTCTCAGTAAGAAGAGAGAACCATAGAAGCTGTCTTTGAAAGCATGGCAAGATGAGCCCTCCCCCACACAGTCAAGGAAGCTGTTTAATGTGACAGAATGCGCATGGGGCACAGTCCTTCTGCTGTTACACAGAGCCTGCAATGCCTGTGGGCAACTGGAACAGATAGATAGTTTTTATTGAATAAGGCTATTAAACACCACTGAGTAAGAGCTTTGATACCATTGTTCAAAGTTAGGGTGCATTTCTGAATtgagacagcagcagaagcaactTAAGCATATTTAGAGCAGctatttaaagaggaaaaaaaaagcataaaaggaaaataaaggaatcTCATGGAATAAAGACATTCTGGAATAGTCTGCCTCAGTTTTGCTCACTGTCCTGCAGTTTTAGGAAGTTTTAGTCTGTGGTTTACTTAAGAGTTGGAATACAGTAGTTTTTGCTATGGATAAAGCATACTTAATCATACTTTGCAATCCCAGACTTAAAAGCCATAAGACCAGGTAGATTTGAACAAGAGTTGTCTGTATTTCTATAACTTTATGCCTAAAAGGCaagtaaaacattaaaatttcattGATTCTAGGACTTTAATAAAATTGGGAGTAATGAAACCTGTACTGATGGAATGCCATTAACACTAGGAGGCAGCAGTGCTTAGTCCCTTTGTGTGATTACTTTCTTTTGATAACACTTAAAATGAGACTTTACACTAAGCATgtagctctgtgctgcagtagTAGTTCAAGAATCCTGCTTACTCACAGCTAGTGGGATCATGTAGCTATGTGCTGCAGTAGTAGTTCAAGAATCCTGCTTACTCACAGCTAGTGGGATGAAGCTAAGACTAGTGCAGGCATCTGCTACAGAAGTGCAAGTGTGCTTCCTATGAGAAGGTGTTCCATCTGCAAAACACAAGCTGCAAGACAATTAAACTGAGGTAACCAACACACGACTAACACACAACACATCTGAACAAAACTTTAATCTCACAACTACAGCAATCATCTGCCTAAAGCTTAGTTAtccaactgaaaacaaaataacgTACAGCAGCTTGAGGGGAAAAGCGCCCACTGAGGATATCACAATGACTGTCTTGCTATGTAGAAGTAGGATCTATGAAGTGAGTGTTCAAAGTCCACTGCATGTTTCTTCCTCTCACCCCTATAGCAAGGGCTTCCACACCAGTTTTGAGAGGCAGAAAGCTGCTCAGGACTTCATCTGCAAGCCTTATCCACACAATTCCCAAGTTTAAAACCTCTAACAGTATACTTGTACAATGCCACCAAATGGAATGCATATTGCACTGTAGTCCCCACTGAGCATAATGGGTACTCTTTAAGTGTTAAAAATAGACTTCACTAGACAGGAGCCCTCTCCTTCAATAAGCACATTTACATGATTAAGCACAGAGTAAATGTGACCATGAGCTTAATACAGTGGTACAACTTCATACTGGTAGAACAAGCAACTGCTTATTGAGCAGCAGCTAGCAGATCATGATTGTCTACATCCATTATTTGGTACAACaggcacagcaacagcaaaacaatCCTGTAGCTGTTTCTTACCCTGAAAATTAGTAGTTTATTCTAATGACCTTAGAAACAGCAGTAAGAGTCAGCAGATCCACTAATCAAACAAGGTTTTTCTGAAAGTTTCTATGTACAGACAATACTCAGTATTTGCCTGCCTAAAGCAGGTACGGTTATTAGTGCTGTTTACCAGACCCACTGGCTTTCCTGTTACCTGTCTCAATACACTTATTTTGGTAGAAGTATTAAATCAAATAGTACTATAAATGCAAAGGCACCTCCATCACACCTTTCAAGTCTTCCCCCAACACCACCTCCCTGCAACctgaacttttaaaataaggGACAATAGATTATTTGTAACCAAGCTCAAAAGAGCATTTGACTCCCTGTATGCTAAAGTtcccccttccaccccaaaaCAAGTCAACTGAAGCATTAGAAAAATTCCCAAAAAGGGGAATTGGTTAAAAGTTTGGGTAGCTCTATCTAAAAGCCTCTTCAAATACTATGGCTCCAACAATGCACCCCACTGTGAGGTAGGTAGCCAAGATAAAAACATCATAGCAAATACTTTAACAGCTGGAAACTCCCTATAAAAACCTTGCATAAGTAGTTTGGTTCCTTGCACCAGTGTCCTGATATGCATAATTTCTTTTGAAGATGCCTAAGTGAATCCAGATTCACAGAGCTCTTGCTGAGTAGCATCTCATGTATTCTGTCATCCAAGGGTTATCTGGAGGGGAGGGCTTTATTCGCCAggctttctctgcttctgctgatcGTACCCGCCTCTGAGagagcttccttttctccactTGTCTCCTGTTCTTTGCTCGGAGAGCAGATTCATGAATCTAGAAGACCAGAGTTAGTattacagcaggaaaacagcctCAGAACACCCCCAGGGAAGCTGGGGATGACTCTGTATTTGTCCCAGTTCCCATCCTGAATTAACAGGGGTTGCtaatgagattttattttcttctgtactttGTACCCAACAGGAGTacagaattttattaaaaatacctcCAATTCTGTTCTGCATTATCTTTCCCACTTCACACTATTAAGCAGTTTCAAAAATCTTGACTGTTTCTCAGTCTTACTCTTGCATATTCTAAAAACTTCAAGTTTCCTGTTTCTAcccttttaatttcttaaacatCCCTTAGTATACCCAAAGCATCCCTTAAAACCTAAGCTAAAATAGTAAACCCAATCCTGAGACACTGAAGAGCATAATTTTGACAATGTGCTGCAGGCACACCTACATACATGTTTATATTAATCATATTTCCTCCAAATTTAAGAGCCAGCTTCTATGCTTGCTTGCTTCCATCTCCAGATTTAAAACTACATCCCATCTCAATTAGGAGAATGTGAAAACTTTCCAACATTAAAGAAAGGGGACCTAGCTGAGGCAGTAAGTAGTCACTTCCCACTTAAAGAAGCATCTTAGCAATAAAACATTACATAACTAGATGTATATCAGAAGTGTCCACAAAGAAAGAGACTTAAGCTTCAAACCCCTTCCAAAACAGTCCACCAGAACTCAGCTCTGTCTTATAGATCAGGAACACCATCCACCTTCATCCTCAGATATCTCAGGTCATAGGCTCAGACTCTACATTAATGATAAAGACAAGATGCTGGCAGGGATACAGTAATGGCTATGTTTTACCAGACTAGGAGaactacagaaaagaaagaaatgggcCTGCTGCAACACTCCAACTTCAGTATTTCTTGCTAAGCCAGGAAACATACCCCACCATAGCTGAATCCTGGTGCTATCCATGACCATATGAATTTTATCTGTGCTATTTTGCTAATGTATCGACCCTGCAATCCATCAGCCATCTCATAAACCATTCTACTGTCAGCAAGAAGTTCCCTGCTAGAGACCTGCTGAAGCAAGCTGCTAGGCAggcatttcagcagcagagcattTGTTCCTTCTCAGTGAGGCTCCTATTCCTCATTAGTGCCCCAGCACAAGTCACTGTTGCACAGCACATGTTCTACCCCAGTGTGTATATACCTGCCTGCTGTGGGATGCCTGGTGCtaactgcctgctgctgcttttctcttgttttcctgaagttcagaatgcagaaatacatttataacAGCCAGTTTTGCTGGTAACACTGTAACAGCCAGAAACAAGATAGCCAAGATTTAATCAGAACTTGCAAGTATTAGTCAAACATGGGAAgtttcaaaaccaaattaaCAGTTAAGAGCTGTGTCATTCAAACATGTCGAACCTCTTCAGGTTCATTGTTAGaatttttagtttaatttatttataatttattgcTAGAATTTCCAGGCACTCAGAGGCATCCCTGAGAAGTTTTATCTCAATATTAGACATGTGTCTTAACCCAGGCACTAAGTACTCACCACCCTTTaacaaaacagaagcttttACTTACTTCATTTGCTGAAGCAGATGCACAAACATTGTGAGTTTTCTGGCTTCCAGtatctgtctgtctttctcccCACCCATACAGAGCAAATGGATGTTTATTCTCCTTTGGTGCATCTGTCTTTTGAGGGCTTTTGGCTGATCTTCGATCATTCCGACTGGACAAGGCACTTTGACTTGGACGTCGTCCTGGACGGCTGGTTTTGTCTGCTTCCTTTACAGAAGGGTGTTCTACAGTTTTTTCTGGCTCTTCcttatgctgcttttctttatcttctctttctttctctaaagaaagaaaaagtttatgCTTTAAGCTCCTAATGACAACATATTAAGGTATGACTAGCACAGCCTCTCAATACATCAAAACTGCTGGGTTTAGAATTGAAGAAGTCATTACTTCCTTAGCAACAGATGTATACCTTGCTTAAATGCCTTCACCCTTTCTTTAGGGACTACAGTATTCCTAAGCCCATCCCTCTGTACATCAGCTTTCATATATTCAAACATGCCTTTCACTAGCAAGGCCACAGATAACCAACAGCTCCAGGCAGTATTTCAAAACTGTTTCCAGTGATCTTCAATCTTCACTATCTCATCCTTCCATCTTTCAGACAGCAAACATACGGACTGCTGAATGCCATGGAGATACTGCCAGCCACAGATTAAGCCTGATAAGAGCACGTGCAATATTAAATCCCTCTATTATAAGCttccactgaaagaaaaaaagtgatttgtTTTCAAGTACCCCGATTATACATACATCTTGATtgtggttttctgcttttggaGCAGAGGGGAATATGAAGCAAAGACTTACAAAGTGGAAGACATCACCCATGCTATCTGTTCTGTGATGTGTGTTTTACATTTAAAGTACCACACTCCACAGGCAATGCTCCCCAAGGCTAATTTCCCCCACATGCTTTTTAAACTTTCCATAACAAGGGTCCAGCATTTGTCCTCCAGGCACTGGGTAAGCAGAGTTTGTGATGAAAAATTTAAAGTCTGTATCATTGTCTCAGCTTTGCAGACATAGACTAATAACATTAAAGGCTGAATTAAGATTATATAagacattaataaaaatacagggaaaCAAGATCCAATCTTCTTGCATTATAGAGCTAGAGCTATGGAGAAACTAGTTTTCCCGTTTGTGGTTTCTCACAGCTAGCAGTTCTTGACATTTCCTGCATACTACGACTTCCATACAAAAATCTGTGTCTTCGACTTCAGATGAAGGAAGCCAATATTTGGTATAGCCCTGCAGTAGTTCACAAATCTTAGAGAGAGGCTGGTAAGAAAGTCATGCCTTACAGTAAAGTTGCTTTGAACAAGTCTGGTTTATGACATCAGTAAATATAACCAAGTGAACACCCACGGATAAAGTTTGACTGGAAAAGGATGACCAAAGATTTTACCACCATTGAGATGCGTAAGGTCTACAAACTGGTAACAAGGTCTTGAACTATTCTCTTACTACTAATCCAAACTATTTATCTTAATGAGCTGGATGAagggatcaagtgcaccctcagtaagcttgcagatgacaccaagttgggtgggagtgttgactGCTGGAGGATAGGAGGCTCTATAgggggatctggacaggctggattgatgggttgtggccagtggtatgaggttcaacaaggctcagtgccaggtcctgcagtTGGGTCACAACAGCCCCATGCAACATAGCAGGCTTAGGAAAGCGTAGCTGGAAAGCTGTACAGAGAGAAAGAACCTGGGAGTGCTGGTCAACagccagctgaacatgagcagcttgtgcccaggtgacCAAGAAGGCCAacggcatcctggcctgtatcagcagtagtgtggcagcagggccaatGATGTTATCCTCCCCCTacacttggcactggtgaggccacaccttgaatcctgtgttcagttttgggcccctcactacaagacagacattAAGATGCTGGAGCTGGTCCAGAAATggacaacaaagctggtgaagggtccaGAGTACACATCTGATGAGGAatagctgagggaactggggttgtttagtgtGGAGATAAGGAGGTTCAGGAGAGACTTCACCAGTCTCTagaactacctgaaaggaggttgtttGAGGTatgggtcagtctcttctctcaagtaaGAAGTGGTAAGACGAGGAAATGTCCTCAAGTTGCCCCAGGGACAATTTAGgttgaatattaggaaaaatttcttcaccaaaaggatTATCAAGGAAagggaacaggc
Coding sequences within:
- the CCSAP gene encoding centriole, cilia and spindle-associated protein isoform X1, with the translated sequence MVVPARRVKTEYMKRFKEPKWESCGACYLELLRYRLSRRLLEQAHRPWLWDGWEDDSGSGGGSSSAGSPSPPAASTPASAQEREAAAPAAPAAPPAPSEAGRASPGRERGNGEKEREDKEKQHKEEPEKTVEHPSVKEADKTSRPGRRPSQSALSSRNDRRSAKSPQKTDAPKENKHPFALYGWGERQTDTGSQKTHNVCASASANEIHESALRAKNRRQVEKRKLSQRRVRSAEAEKAWRIKPSPPDNPWMTEYMRCYSARAL